From Leptospira neocaledonica, one genomic window encodes:
- a CDS encoding TraY domain-containing protein, translating to MARVCSCKRSDRSKCGEARARVA from the coding sequence ATGGCGCGAGTTTGCTCATGCAAACGAAGTGACAGAAGCAAATGTGGCGAAGCCCGAGCGAGAGTTGCGTAA
- a CDS encoding barstar family protein, with product MSIFIEPWNDQNIDWLLLQNGATNLYLDTKILEEHIKELSELNYDIFKLNADNWESEADFHISVSHNLSFPDYYGENLSAFQDCISDIESKNSGTVLLFINYDTFSTKNREFAHRVLDILEYESRNLLLIGQRLIVIVKVHDAKFSVSNLGSRSANWNHKEWLNKDRGL from the coding sequence ATGAGTATATTTATTGAACCTTGGAATGACCAGAATATCGATTGGCTGTTGCTTCAGAACGGGGCAACTAACTTGTATTTGGATACTAAAATTCTAGAAGAACATATAAAAGAGCTTTCGGAGCTAAATTATGATATATTCAAATTAAATGCTGATAATTGGGAAAGCGAAGCTGATTTTCATATATCAGTTAGTCATAATTTGAGCTTTCCAGATTACTACGGAGAGAATTTATCAGCGTTTCAGGATTGTATTAGTGATATTGAATCTAAGAATTCTGGAACAGTTCTTTTGTTTATTAACTACGATACGTTCTCAACTAAAAATCGGGAATTTGCTCATCGTGTATTGGATATTTTGGAGTATGAGTCAAGGAACCTACTTTTGATTGGCCAAAGACTTATTGTAATAGTGAAAGTTCACGATGCAAAATTTTCTGTTTCGAATTTAGGTTCAAGATCAGCAAATTGGAATCATAAAGAATGGCTTAACAAAGATCGTGGTCTTTAA